A stretch of DNA from Xyrauchen texanus isolate HMW12.3.18 chromosome 31, RBS_HiC_50CHRs, whole genome shotgun sequence:
AGGTGCACGTTGTTAAAAGAGGAGAGTATGACGAGGACACAGTAAGATGGGCAGATGCCATCATCTCCGCTGGAGGTAACGCTTGGGCTCTCTACTTATAGAGTTTTTTAGCTAAATCGATCTGACTGCTTGCTTGTGTTGCAGTgcagtgtgtattttctgcacaGGACGCTAAGGACTCTGTTTGTTAAATGCTCCTCTAGAATGTTAGTTATAGGCCTTATAGACCTATGTGTTTCCAGTTTTTCCATTTCATATGCTGTTAATCTCTTACATAATTTTTGCATGCACGatcatattataaatgtataaggCAAGTAGTGACCTCAACATTCCTTTCGTAAAACTTAAACAGACTTGTTGATTTTTGTAGGTGATGGCACCATGCTACTAGTTGCCAGTAAAGTGTTTGATAAAAACAAGCCTGTATTAGGGGTCAATACCGATCCAGAAAGGTAATAACATTTTCGttaaacatttttgtctttttacatttctattttgttttatagCTATATAATGTGTCCGTACTGTTTGTATATGAAGGTCAGAGGGTCACCTGTGTTTACCTGTACGCTATACACATGCCTTTTCAGAGGCCTTACAGAAACTCAGGAAGGGTGAGTTCAGGTGAGAACCTCTTATTTAATTGTTTCTTGGTGGCAGTAATCCAGTTTGCTAAGTAATTCAATTTGTATTCAGTTGTTTTTCTCCACCCTTCTTGCATCACCCGCTAGTGCAGAAGTTGTCAGATTATTTATATAAGTTAATATAACAGTTCCACATATTAAGTGCTTGAGATATATTTTATGTTCCATTGGGTGGCTAATGTTATTTCTTATGGGACAAAAACTGGTGTGATGTGAGGGGGAGGTGCTCACAAGGCCAAATCCCGCATTTAAGCTGCTTTCAAAAATGAAAGGCTGTttttgtcctctctctctctctctctctctctctcaatgaaGAGATCTGTCTGCCACAAAGTATAATCCATTAAATCTATGAATtcctaaatataaatctaaaattcCTAATTCCATAATAACaaatgactgtgattggtccaGCCTGACCAGTGTGGAGAAAAGTAATGGGGACATGTGACAATCTTTCTCAGAGAACTTCTATGTTGCTTCAGCACTTAGCAGGAtgataatgtaaataatgtcTTAAACACTTAATGTCATTGATTAACTGTAATAGCTATTGAATTGAAAATACTCAGTAAAGAGTTCAACATACCTGACAACTTCAGAGATTTTGGGAACCCCTGCTTCATGCTAATCAGGATACACTCCCACTATATCTTTTTAAAATGCCAGTATCCCCACTAGGTGGCAGTGGCGTCAGCGTATCCGAATGTTTTTGGAGGGCACAGGTATTAACCCCACTCCAGTGGACCTGCACGAGCTGCAGCTGAGCCTGGAGCAGCACAGCAAGGCACACCGCATCACCACAGAGACCCAGCGCAGTACGGTTCCTGTTCTGTTTTTACCATTGCTCTGTGTACCTGTTTATCCTGTCTCTACTTTTAGTCTATTTTAACTGCTAACGTTATAAGAGATTACCTAGCTGTGTTTTAGCTGTGCACTGTTCCCTGTTTATATCGTGTTGCATGTGTAACTTGGGATCTTATCGGCCTTAGTGCAAAGCACCTGTACCAGGCCCCTTTTCACCTTCTGTGGGGTGGTGTGGGTGTACCCCTCGATCACTTTCACCTTCAGGGGTAATGATAataattcatacaaaataatacaaatctaaaactaaaataataactattaaaaatagtaatatttattataatcttataataatgtatttaagTTTTTACATCTTTAAAATCAAGTTTTTTAGCTACCCAATGTTGGGTTACGCTGATTTTTAGTAACTCTGCCCTCCTTGTAGATACGCCACTGATGGTGTGTCTGTAAAGCAGGGTTACCCAACCTTGgggtagctaaaaaaaaaaataattgatttttaacaatacagttaattattataataattataatataaatatataaaataattaatttatagttatttaactaatttaataaattattcatattaataaatacaagaattttgtaatattaattagATATTTTATCTTGTgcgaccccgcgtccacatgtgtgaactaatgaataaaaactgactgaatactgttcacaacactctaCACGGTCATTTTTAAGTGTAAAATTCTGGTGCTTTGcatcacgtgacacaacagcatggcgGCGATTTCTTTCTAAGCTCTTCTATGGCATCAGCGCACTTAAAAACataatgtccacatatgtggaaattggAACCTTATTCCCTCAAATGTTGAAGAAACAAAATcttagttattttaaataactttcaacattacaTGTCTTTGGGTAAGTTTgcatcattttaatataaattttgctatgttttattttctcattgtacaatacagttctattcattaacattagtaaatcatTCCTATATTCACAACAAATTGAGAATCAATGTGTTCAtccaaaaatctgaaaaattttgctaacagaggctttatatggagttaggattaaaataattaacatttcgaactgttctgagactagtgcagacagacagcacactggaggttaagtcattcgcTAAATGGGGAGCatgggtgcatcctatagctttctatgcagctaagtgcatccACTCCTAAAATCCAACTAAAAGTTTCAGGCTGCAAattatgtttggaccactcaacatgggacaatggtaatcagtacattgGTTCAGATTTTATAATGCAGCAtttcattttaacatggttggctgtgattggatgcTAATTTTTTAGGAACAATATTTGCACTTggattttttttccttcttttgcattttgcttgtttattaggtgctactagttacaaataaaaaagggaaatggaaaatgcacacatcagtcaTTATatacagaatttttatatttttgtgaggGGGTCCCTGACAGCACATTTAAAATTCTTTGTGAGATTCCTTGTGAAAAGTTTTAGAAAACCACAGAGATTACATGCTATCATGCTTTTGTGACAGGCACGACACATGACAGCCTGGCAAGGCCACACCAACTCCCTGTCCGTGGTCTCAACGAGATCTTCATTGGAGAATCCCTTTCCTCCAGGTATATATCCTAGCCTGCCTTTTGACATTGTGGAACCACTCTCCTCCATTGCATGTCATCCAGTTTTCCTCCTTGACTCCATGCATCCCCCCATCTCCCCTTATTTGTGGATCTCTGTCTGCTACAGGGTGAAGTATAAATCCTTCAACCCCCATCTTACCCTCTCACTTCATAGGGCTTCATACTATGAGATCTCCATCGATGACGGACCATGGGAGAAGCAGAAAAGCTCTGGATTAAGCATTTGTACTGGAACTGGATCTAAAGCCTGGTGCGTTGGAGTGTTGTTTCAATGAAGTCCTCTTACTGCAGCTCGTCAGAAGTAACCAGAATTTTTGTTTCTTCATCCAGGTCCTACAATATTAATAAGCTTGTGGAGCAGTCAGTGGAAGATGTCCTTAAAATAGGTATGAAACACAAGAATGACTGCCGTTTGAATAAATATGCTGTATCTTGTACACCGtttgggccttattcatgaaacaagtATTTGTGCACAAGTTTGTTTAGcccatgtttcatgaataagttTAAAATGGTCTAAGTACAATTTTCTATGTCTTAGGTAAATCAAAAACTGGTTTAGATCTTCCTCTAAATCAAGAGTTCATTGAGAGTGGTAAGTTAATACAGTTTCTTTCATTATTTGTGGTAGAATAGattataattagtttttatgtTCCataaaatcttaaaggaatagttcacataaaaattaaaattctctcatttactcacccttatgccattccagatgtttatgactttctttcatctgctgaactcaaatgaagattttgttAGATTTTTAGGTCCATACAGAGCAAGTGAATGGATGTCAAAATGTTGAAGCCCCAAACATCACATACGGTAAGtcagcattaaaataatccataagactacagtggttaaatcattgtcatcataagcaatatgattggtgtgggtgagaaacagatcaatatttatgtttatttgtttttactataaattctccctacTCAATCGCCActttaaatttaaagggatagttcacccaaaaatgaaaattatttactcaccctcgtgatatcccaggtgtgtatgacttactttcttcaccagaacacatttgaagaaatatagaaacattcttagctcagtaggtccttaaaatgcaagtgaatggagatttctcttttgaaggtccaaaagacACAGTCAGCATAAACCTCATTTGTACTACTGCAACggttcaattaatgtcttctgaagcgacacGATCGCTTTTTGTGGTACAAAATTCAataactttttaactataatccaacactTCAGGAGAGGGTGGAATCAAAACGGTCTCTCATATTCGCATTGCCATGGATACTGAGGTAATCTCCCATTCTCCACTCTGTTGAGACATCCAGTATGAGTACACAAAcccaccattgtgagtaaagaacagataataacagatctaaaccaaaatctgctcttccggctgtgacgcaCGTGCATCAGTTCTCGCATTTTTTAAATGCTAATGCGATTACAATATACGTGCGTAACGCTGCTgactggaagcatgatttagagttaaaaatatacttcaatatttatcttttttgcaccaaaagcgatcgtgtcactttagatgCATTAATTGAACAGCGATGTCTTATGGAGGACGTTTATGCTGagtgtttgtgatttttggaccttcataaGAGAAATTGCCATTcccttgcattttaaggacctactgagctaagaatttttctgtttttcttcaaatgcgctctgaagaagaaagtaagtcgtacacacctgggatattatGAGTAAAGGGAtgtaggtgagtaaataatgagagaattttcatttttgggtgaactatccctttaactcacattcttgtgtttttggtgattcttcaccaaacattcttcatgcatatgccccctactgggcagtgagaagaACTTATAGCAAaagtggacttaaatattgatctgtttcgacccacacctatcagatatcttcagaagatatggatttaactgctggagtcatatgaatacttttatgctgccttttatgtgctttttggagcttcaaaactttggcacccatttgcttgcattgtatggacttacagagttggattattcttctaaaaatcataatttgtgttcagcagatgaaagaaagtcgtatacatctgggatggcatgagggtgagtaaatgagagaattttaattttggggtgaacaatccctttaattccATTAAATTACTTTGTAGTCCTTGCTAAGCATCACTCAAGTTATTTTAGTACTGTTTTTGTTGCGTTACACGTCCTCGTaagtttgtttatttcatttatatgaTTACATTGTAATCAATGACCTATTTTTGTGTTCAGTGACACAAGCATACAACGAGTCTCTGATCTTCAGCCCAGAGGAGAGCAAAATGTTCTTCAGTATAAGAGAGCCCATTGTCAACAGAGTATTTTACAGTAGCCGACAAAGAGGTTTTGCAAACAAGTGAGTTTTAATCTCCATTATTGTTTTAAGTAATTACTAATCTCCATAAGTGTATGTTTGGTGAAAATACTGTGAAGTATTATGGTTATTTgaagtgttggggagtaacgtaatacatgtaatgggaatacgtactaaaatactaaatataagtgactgtattccactacaattacaatttaaatcattggtatttagaatacagttacattcaaaaagtattttgattactgaagagattactttattgtcatttgtttcatttaatatttagtcatttcagatggaaaaatgtatacatataaatgatgcgatccaacagcggtgaaacactttcttatgtgttacattcatacgagcagacagagaagtaagtttgaagtaagtttggagcagaagaaataaaaataaaccttgtgtaaattgtcagctttatgctaagctaaaatgctatttctagccattttacatgcacatgttaccagacacgatcatatttgttttatcaagaaagTTCACAtgggatcataatttctttttttctagtaagacctttgatattagggcaaaatttgtattcttgataataatttttgtattttcctgtaaaaatatccttaaaacaagataaatttgatttatcttgttttagaaacaacactgcaaaatatgtttaggtttttcagagaatgtatttgtaaCATGTGTACATGTCTTACATggcttactgtactggcagagtttttatagtcaaaacaagtgaaaaatctactaatgctgaagtaatccaaagtacttagagtaaattactgaccttgagtaatctaatggaatgttacaaattacattttacagcatgtaatctgtactggaatacttttcaaaagtaaccctctcaaccctggttgtttgttgaTAGGGTTTGTGTCCGCTCAAGGTGTTGGGATGCCTGCATGGTGGTAGATGGTGGGACATCCTTTGAGTTTAATGATGGTGCCATTGCTACAATCTGCTTAAATGAAGAGGACCTGTTGCGAACTGTCATCCTTGATTGAATCGTTTTGGTACTGTTGCTCAATGAGCATGCATATTTATTGAGACTTAAGTTGGACAATGCTAGAATAAGTGCACAGTGGGTTCTTTCAgtttggacttttttttttatgggacAATTGTGTTTGCAAATTTCAGGTATTTCACACTGTATCCTGTCCTTACATGACCCTCTTGGTTGCAATCAtcagaaatgtttaaatatttttcccTTGATGCACTAATACTAGATTGAGTGTCACATGTTGTATCACAATGTCAGCTATTGGGTGTATTCTAGAACGCTTTACAGTCCCTACTCAATGATAAATCAGAAGCATTacagaaacatttttaatatttagacTGTTTTGCTTAGTTAACAAATTCAGATGTATGCTTTATAAAGCACAAGCTCTCAAGGTTATTTATTATACTTGAGCTTTTGTATTTTTCCAAGTATGTACAGAGGTACATATTAAATTTATAAGACAATGCTTTATTAAACTGCAACCTACTTGAGAGTTAATGCGTTTCGGAAGTCCACACTGGATGTGGGAATACTGTTCCGACAGGTCAAAGATTTTTCCCCCTTCAGGTGCTGGTTTGACGACAACATTTTGTGTGAAACTACATGTGGATATCCTTGCTGCTTCATTAAAGTGTGTGCATTATGTTGTCTGCTGCAACATTTAATTCTAGATTTGTTGGAGAGTAAACCGTATGTGTTTTCTATGTAGTGGTAGATGGAGTAATCAAGCAGACAccttaaccctttccccgccaaacacggagtTTTCCGGGTTTTAGGTGTTacacggtaaggaagacccctccgcatgttttgaaagagtacgcaactctttgatcaaagaaacggactgcgatcgtctcaaacatgaagtggagtatgagaagctcaaaatatccgacgtaaacatgcctttttatcagctttttgtctgaaatgttgttttttgacaaaacctacctctgttcaagtcgcaataaaaaaagaacaaatgaagataaaataaaatcgtttttttttgcctaaaagcagaggcccagatctttattttgatatatagcatcttcatatattcatggaagaaaatattctgcgggccattaaaatttagcgaaaatcgtcaaaaaccctggcggtggctggcaacttttttttaaaaacgctggcggggaaagagttaagggttagttcacccaaaaactaaaattatcaCATGGTTAAGACttactttcctctgcagaacacaaattaagattattaaaatatataagctCTGTCAGGGtatatatacaatgcaagtgaatggtggccagaactttgaaagggagccatacacatctgggacagcatttttgggtgaactattttaaCAAGGAACACAATATAAAGGAATTCATAAATTCACAAAGCAAAGCATATAAGAATGGctttaaataaaaagcattacatttatttacaattcAGACCATGTAaacttttataaaaatacatattgacAAGCAGTTCATTCAAGTTTTCCCATGTTAAAACTGGACAGGAAAATGGAAGATATGCGATAATTCTCTTAGCGCGAAAGCATTCGTTGACCTGGTTTAATGCTTTTGTGTACCCAAAAAATTCTGGAACTGTATAaaatacaaccattttaaacttaaTATCAGATAACAGATCTTGTATTTAACAAGTAGAACCTATCTAGATTTCATTTGAACCAATACAACTagtgaaatcaaaaattaacacCTATTGATGATATCAAACATTCAAAGCTAATAGATCACCAAAATTGAAATGTGTAGCCAGATTCCATCAATTAAAATTTAACACACAACTTTCACTGCAATGTAAATGACTAAA
This window harbors:
- the LOC127625352 gene encoding NAD kinase 2, mitochondrial-like isoform X2, producing the protein MLSRVLRKSLSYGSPLVAVFTGSYCSRLCFHQTAVCKVASQAECGFKPAKVAVVTKTTRYEFEQQRYRYAGLSEEDLKHLLALKGSSYSGLLERHKIHTLSVGQIVDSLQKEGIEVHVVKRGEYDEDTVRWADAIISAGGDGTMLLVASKVFDKNKPVLGVNTDPERSEGHLCLPVRYTHAFSEALQKLRKGEFRWQWRQRIRMFLEGTGINPTPVDLHELQLSLEQHSKAHRITTETQRSTTHDSLARPHQLPVRGLNEIFIGESLSSRASYYEISIDDGPWEKQKSSGLSICTGTGSKAWSYNINKLVEQSVEDVLKIGKSKTGLDLPLNQEFIESVTQAYNESLIFSPEESKMFFSIREPIVNRVFYSSRQRGFANKVCVRSRCWDACMVVDGGTSFEFNDGAIATICLNEEDLLRTVILD
- the LOC127625352 gene encoding NAD kinase 2, mitochondrial-like isoform X1; the encoded protein is MLSRVLRKSLSYGSPLVAVFTGSYCSRLCFHQTAVCKVASQAECGFKPAKVAVVTKTTRYEFEQQRYRYAGLSEEDLKHLLALKGSSYSGLLERHKIHTLSVGQIVDSLQKEGIEVHVVKRGEYDEDTVRWADAIISAGGDGTMLLVASKVFDKNKPVLGVNTDPERSEGHLCLPVRYTHAFSEALQKLRKGEFRWQWRQRIRMFLEGTGINPTPVDLHELQLSLEQHSKAHRITTETQRSTTHDSLARPHQLPVRGLNEIFIGESLSSRVKYKSFNPHLTLSLHRASYYEISIDDGPWEKQKSSGLSICTGTGSKAWSYNINKLVEQSVEDVLKIGKSKTGLDLPLNQEFIESVTQAYNESLIFSPEESKMFFSIREPIVNRVFYSSRQRGFANKVCVRSRCWDACMVVDGGTSFEFNDGAIATICLNEEDLLRTVILD